GTTTCTGTTGCTTCTTTTTCGATGTTTTTTGGAAAAAAAGATCTTGTATAAAAAAGAGCAACTACTTTGTTGTTTACAATCGATTTTCCATATAGTTTATAATAATAATTTTTTTCAAAGGGCCATTTTGATTTATTATCAATGATAAGTGACCAGTAGTCCTTGTTAATATTTATAGCTTGTTTTTTCGTTAACGCATGAATGGAGTCGCTTGAATAGTTTTTTGATACGTTGATGTTTCTAGCGTTCTTAATAAATTGGCTGAAATTACCAGTGTTTTTATTGTATTGAGTAATGTTGCTCAATAGTACCAAGCATACTGCGTTTATTTGTAAATATTTCATTGGTTTTTTCTTACTGTAGTTCCAGTGTAGTGGTAGTTGTCATAACTGCCAGTCAATTTCCCGTCACTTTCTACTGTTAAAATGTTGTTTGGGGATACTCCTTTGTTTTTGTGAGCAGTTCTTGGATCAAGATAATTGTATGTGCTAGACGTAACTACACCTTTCTTTAAAACGTCAGTTCTTCCTGATACCACAATAAAATGATCGGTCATACCATCATGATTAGGTGATCCATCGTGATAGTCAACACCTAGTATGATTCCGTTGCCCCTGTCTATTGCCTTGTCTATTTCATTGAGCCCATTTGGTGCCTGATTACTAGCGTCGCCAGCCCTACCTTCTTTTGTTTTATTAGCTATTAATATTTCATGGGTTCTATCAGCTGTTTCTACTCCATCGTTGTTTAAAATCATTTTCGATGCTTCGTAACAATTTACATTTTCTGTAATTTGTGATACCCAACTGGAGTTTTCAACTGCTGTATAAGTTATAGAAGTGACTTCATTTTGCGTATAGTTAAGCGTGACACCCTGTCCAAGGTCCTGCTTATAGTTCGCTCCAACATTAGAGTATTTTTGCCCTTCTATTTCTTGTTCTTTGGTTTTGCTATCTTGCCATATTACAGCGCCCGAATCATTGTTTTTATACCAATCTTTGCCATCAGGATCTATACTGTTTGTTGGGTTATTACATACGTAATGATAGGGTGAAACAAAGATGCTGTTCTCAGCCAACGGATCTACAGCATGCCAACGTCCTAGTTGTGCGTCGTACATACGAGCACCGTAGTCCTGCCAGTTAAGGCCAAACTCTAACTGCTTTTCCTTCCCATTATACTGAAATTTATTTTCAAAACCACTACCGCTCCGCTCAATCCCGGCCAGATTCATGCCCCAAGGGTCGTAGTGGTTTTCTTGAATGACTAAAGTAGGTTTGTACATCACTTTTACGTCGTCGAAGCCCACGTCCACGTCGCTTTCGTTGCCGACGTAGGCCTGGATGTAGCCATCGGTGGGAGAGATAATGTTGAGATGAAGCTCCTCATAATTGTTCCGGGCGGCACTGGTGAGCTGCTTAGTCTGGATTGATACCAGCACAGAGTCCTGGTTGAAGACGAGCAGACGAACATATCCTTTGGGAACCCGAGCAACTTGCTGGAGAACGGGTAGCACCGACAGGCTTAGGCCTAGGAACGGTAACGACCGAAACTTACGTGAGGACTCGGAGGTAGTAGCCGTTTGGGACTGTTGCTGGAGAAGAGTAGCTGCAAAGGTTGCCAAGGAGAAGCCGAAGTTAAGGTCCCGGACTTCCTGCTGGTAAATGCCAGGCGCAACTACCTGTACAGTGTCGCCTTTTTGTACGTGCAACACTTTCATTGGCCCTAAAGGCTGACCAATGGCAGCATTGAGACGGGCTATGTATGACCCAGTACGGGCTACGGGTCCAGCTTGAAAACGGGTGCTGGCAATACTTACGGAATCGAATTGTTGTTCCTCGCGGCGGGCTACGCTAGCAGGGTCCTTTTCCATAGTGGCCGTAAAGATGGCTGGCTGACCGGTGCGATAGGCTACCCGCAAATTGCCCAGATGGTCTTTGAGGCTGAACTCCCGAGTGTAGCGGGTATGGGTCTGGTTGGTTTCGTCGCGCCGTACAAAGCGTAGCACCCGGCCTTCGGCGTGCGGGAAAAAGAGCAAGGAGTCCTGCTCATATTGGAAGCTGGCAGCATAATCGGTTTGTTGAGTGGGCTTGCCAGTCTGATATACCAGCTTCGCCACCTTCTGGCCAGTAGCGCTGTAGCGGTACACGATAGAGTCGTTGCCGAAAGCAATGCGGCGGGGCAGGTTCAGGTGGTTGTAATGAATGGTGGTGATGCCCTTGTTGCGGTCGGCGGTAAGGTTACCGTTGGCGTCGTAGGTATACTCATCCTGGCCAGTTGAAGCCGTAGCAGCGGCTTGGTCCTGGAAGTCGCCGGCCAAGGATGCCGTGCCATTGGTGGGCCGGTTTGCAGTGACTGCGTCGTCAACGGTGGTCAGTTGGTTGCCTTTGTAGGTATAGGCAAGCGCATCGATGGGGCCGTACTGCTTGGGCGTAGATTGGGTAGCGTTGGCAATTAAGCCCCGGCGTTGTAGGGAGAGAATGTTGCCGTTCTCGTCATAGCTGACGTAATGTAAGCCGTAATTCTGCTTTTCGGCAGTCCAGGTGCCCGTAGCGGCGCGGGCCACAAAGTCGCCTTGCAGCAGGCGGCTGCTAAGGTCGTAGATGTAGCCGTAGGCGCGCGTAACTGAGTCAGACTTGCTGCGCCACTTCTGCCCAGTGATGTTACCGCCATACTGATGATAGTCCCGGGTGAATCCGTGATTATAGTATAGCTCCATACCCCACAAGTCGTTGGGGTCGCGCTGCGCGGCGTCGTTGAGGTGAGTGAGCCACCCGCGGATATTGTACTGATAATCGACGTTTTGAGCGCCTAACGTCAGCTGTTTCTGCTGCAGCTGCCCTATTTCATTGTAGTGCAGCGTAGCCAGAACCGTGGGTTGTACTTCACCAGGTAGTTGCTGGGCATTGGTAAGCAGACGGCCGGCGTGGTCGTAAGTAAAGGATTCGGCCACGGTTACGGGGGTAGGCAACGAGCGAGGGTCGGAATGAACCGTGTAGCTTTTCAGGACCTTGCCGGCAAAGTCCAGCTGGGAAGTACTGATGTCCTCGCCGCCCCGGGCGTTGGTGCTGCGCACCTGAATCGGCCGGGCCTGCACGTCATAGAAGCTCGTCGTCGTGAGCCAAGCACCCGCCGCCGACTCGGGGATGCCCAGCACACGTACGCAGGTGCGGGTTACCAGGCCTGTTACGCGGGTATCGGGAGTAGGGGCGGGGCTACTGAACTGGCTGTTGTATTGTGTATCGTAAGTGGCATCGGGTTGGCCAGCTAGGTCATTGTCGAAATTATAGTCATCGTAATAAGAAGCCGTTAGAACCTGGTACTGCGTGAACTGGCTCTGGGCAGAGAATTGTGGATATGCGTGGTCAAGCGTATAGTGTTGTGGGCTCGTGGTAGCCGCAGTGCGCTGCTCATATTGCGCCGAAGTCCGGTTGGCTTCGCTTTGCAGAGAGTCTTGACGAGCAGCCCGGCGGCAAAGTCCCGTAATAACCGGACGGTTCAGGGCATCATACTTCGTGAATGACCACTCATGGCGTTGCCGTTGGGCCGCATCCTGGCTTAGAATAACACGGTCTAGCTGGTCGTACACCAATTGGGTTTCTCCCTGGGTGCCGGGTACTTGCTTGGCAATAACACGGCCTCGGTCATCGTAGCGGTAGCGAAAAAGCAGGTTTTCGACTGCGGCGCTGAAGTGCCACTGTTGCTGGCGCAGTAAGGCTACGGCTTTGGGTGGCAGTACTGCGCGCAGGTGATTGAAATCATCGTACACATAATACGTATCCAGCCACTGAGGCGCGGGCTGGTTTCGTTTCGGAATCCCGGTTTCGACTCGTTTCAGGATAACCTGATTTTGCTTGTCCTGAAATTCGAGCGTGCGGGCATGTTGCTCATTGCGGGTTTCCTTTACCCATAGCTCCCCAGCTGCATACACTCCGTGCGGCAACAGCTCAGCGGTGAGACTGCCATACCCGGCGGAATAGCGTTGCACATCATCAGCCACAGTGTTGGGCCGCTCTTGCAGCGTTACGACATGGTCGGTAGATAATTGCCAAGCTTCTCCGGGAGCTGCCTGCGCAACAATCCGGTTTAGGGGAGAGGCCTCAAATGCTGACTCGCTGTAGGGTACGCCGGTGCGTGCTATCCCGCTGATAGCAGTATTTGAGCCAGACGGGGTGGCATGGTAAAAATTGTACTGCTCTCGTAGCCCATCGGGGTGGTAATCACCCAAAGAGCCTGCGGCATTGGGGGCTGTGTACGGCAGATACGTTTTGGGCTGCCGGCCTAAAGCATCGTACGCTACCGGCTGAATGATGTCGCGGCGTTGGGGCGACTCCTGACGCAGGACCGTTTGTATTGGTCGGGCCAAGCCATCCAGATAGTCCGTCTTGACCTGAACCGAATCAACCGACGCCCGAGTTAGGCGTTGCGGCGAGCTTATCGCAACGCGGGCCTGGTAGGTCCGCACGTAGTTCAAATACAGCGAGTCGGGATGGCCCCGAAAGGCTTCGGGTGCCAGCAGATCGGTCAGTGGAGCCTCATTTTCAGTATCTACGGGCACGTTTTCGGCCAGTGGCTGGTAAGGTAGAATTACCAGATATTGTGGGCGGGTGTATAGGTATTGGTAGTGGCCCCAGGTAATAACTAGGTCATTCCAGACCCGGCTGCGGTATAAACCGCCCTGAGCGGAGGCTAGATGTGCGAGAGTCAGAGTAGTGTCTGTGGCGCCGGGAATGTCAACCCAGGCACCACCTATCTGCCGCTCCCACTGGTAGTGATTGCGCGTACCGGGCATGCCTCGGTGGAGCGTCTTCGTCGTGCCCGGCAAGCCACGAATGGTATCTGCCGGTAACGTTTGCTGATTGCTATATTCAAATTGCAAAGGCAAGGGGTAAGCTATGCCCTGGAAGTTGGGTTCGATAGAGCCAAAATCCAGAAAGTTGTTTTGCACCCTCAAGAAATTGGGAATGTTAGTCTTATCTGCCCAGGACGGTATGAAGGTCAAGGCATTGTGGTTAGCAACCAGCCAAGTTAGCTGAGGGAGACTGGTCAGCTCGTCCGGCATGCTTCCCTGCAATTTATTATTGCTCAGGTTGAGTTGAGTTAGGTACCTACATTGGGCAAATTCCTTGGGAATGCTACCACTAAGCTGGTTATGATCTAGAAAGCAGTAAGTAAGATTCTCCAGATAGCGCACCGAGCTTGGAATGGCGCCCGATAAGTGGTTGTAGCTAAGAGCCAACGTCGACATGGATGGTATCTGCCCAAGAGCCGCTGGAATAGCGCCACTAAGTTGGTTGTTGGCTAGCATCAAATAGGTAAGCGGCAACGTCGCTAGTTCAGGCGGAATCGAGCCTGTCAGTCGGTTAGCATTTAGATTAAGCACCGAGAGGTTATGGCAAGAACTCAATTCAGGAGGCAGTAGGCCTGTGAACTGACAAGCGCTCAGATCCAGATTATATAAATCACTTTGGCCCAGAGTGGCTGGGATGGAGCCTCCTAAGCTGCTGTTGCCACTCAATGTCAGATAATGTAGTTGGCTGAGCAATCCCAGGCTCGTGGGTAAGGAGCCAGTGAGGTTATTACTTGGCAAGCGCAGACTTACAATGTCACCGTTGCCAACCTGTACACCCTGCCAGGTGGCTGCATCAGCTAACGTCGAGCCAGCGAGCCACTGTTCGTGGTGAGTCCAGGCAGGGCCGTCGGTGGCGTAGTAAAACTGCCGCAGCACGCGTAGTTCGGTGCTATCGGGTACTTCTCCTTGGTGGGGAATAGTCTGAGCTACTGCGTGCTCCAGGCCTAGCGAGAGGCAGAGCAGGGTCAGCAGAAAGGTGAAAGTAGAAGGTATACGCATACGAGCCACAGATTAAATGGAGGCGATAAAACCAGAATAGAAGGGCAGAAGAGGGCTACGGCCGGGCGTAGTGGTATTCCTGTTGGGTCAGGATATTGCCTTGCTCATCCCGAATCCGCTGTAAGCGACCCAACGCATCGTACTCGTAGCTGGCCGTTCGGCCGTTCACATCCGTTTGGGAGGTTATGCCAGTCAGCGGGTCGTGGGTATAGGTCGTAAGCTGGGCCTCTGCCGGATGCAGTCGGAGCTCGTCGAGGCGCAGGGCTTGATTACTCGACAAGGTCACCTGGTTGCGGGTGGCACTCAGCTGTAGCGTGCCGGTGTACTGGCGGAAGCCATTGGGGTCGGTGGGACCGATAGGTTGAACTACAATTGGTAGGAGTTGCCCATTTTGAGTGATGTCAGGCGATGCGGTAGCCCAAAAGGAGAGCTGATACTTACCCGCTGGCAGAGAATCGCAGCTAACCGGGCTGAGGAGTTGGTAACATTGCTGACCGGTATGCCCGCCGGCCGTCACGTAGAGGCTCGGGTGGCGCCAGCGACTGGGGCAGCCAGCTTCGAAGCTGGTATACGCTAGTTGGTTGTATTCCGCATTCTGGGCCCGAGCCACGGGCTGCGTGGCCGAATAGCCCCACAGAAAACTTTGCGGACCAGCCTGAAATTGGCGGGCTTGCAGAATGTTGCCCAAGCCGTCAAATAGCTCATAAGCCAGTGTGGGGCGGTAGCGGCGGTCCTGGAGGAAGCTCCCATTGCGGATGGCAGATGAGGTAAACTGCGAGGCCGGAATCGGGCTTGCTGCTTGCAGCGCGAAATCCTGGCTGGGCAAAGTGCCCCGGTATTGCGCTAGTTTGCCACCCAGCAAATAACTCGCGCCTTGTTTCTTGAGCCACTGCTGCTGTTCAACAATATCGGTCAGAATATGCCGCCGGGCCAGCGACTTAAGGCCGAGGGCTACAGCGCTGGCCGCGTTGGCCGTGTCATAATCCAAGGCGTACAGCTGTCTGGTGGTCATCGTATCGCCGGCACTGGTCAGCGTCTGGGTGCGGGTGAGTTGGGCATGGGTAGGGTTGTCGTATTTATAGAAGGTTTTAACCAAGTGGTAGCTAGTACTATCCGAGGGGCTGTACGAGTACTCATCCTTCTCTGTCAGGTAGCTCCACACGGAGGTATACTTGAACGATTCAATTAAGAACTGAGCCGGGCTGACAGTGCTAGGTCCCCAGCCGATAGGCTTGACAATCGTTTCGGGCCGCTGCAGGATGATGTTCAGGCCAATAGCATGAGATTCATTCGGCTGCGTAGGAACAGTATAGTTGGCGCAGTCTTCACAGCTGTAATTGGTAGGTGGGGTATAGTTATGATGGTAACGATTTCTGGTCTTGCGAAGCGGCTGGTATTTCCCCGTAGCGTTGTTGTACGAATAGTCAATTATTTCAAGGGGCAGCCCCCGTTGCCAGTCCATGCTGGTGGGCGGCGTGAAGGGATACCCAACGAAATATTGTAAATCGTCTTCCCACGAAAAGGTATGGGCACTCATGCCCTGCTCGCCCCGCCGGTCACGATATACCTGCACGTAGGGGTAGCCTGCACTGGCGCCTTGTACCCCGCCCAGTGACTGGACGCTGTTAGAGGACTGAGCTTGATACCGACATACCGTACTGATTCGATCCGGCGCGGCAGGGTCGCGGTTGTATTGCGTTATCTCGTAAGAATACTGAGGCACGTGTAGGGTCCGGCCACTGCTGCGCAGTGAGTCGGTGGGTAACGCATAGCGGTACCGCCGGCGTAGGGGCTCGGCCCCAGGCTGGGGGGTGTCCCTCACCTCGCGAATACGCAGGCCGCCGGCCAAGACATTGGAGCCAGGAGTAGACCGGCTCTTGTGCTCCATCCACTGCAGGTAAAAGTAGTTGGCGGGACAGTTGCCAACGGTGGTGGCCGTCATGTGGTACGTGCCCGGCGCCAGATTAAGGGTTTCCTCGCGGTCGGCATTGACGAAAGAGGCAAAGGTTTTGGTGAAGCCATTGGGGCCAGTCAGATTCAGCCGAAACTGAGGGGTAATTTGATTTTCGCCCACCCCGCAGCCGGTGCGGTAGCGAGCTTGCATAGAGTATAGCTGAACGTTGGCAGGTACCGTGAAAGAAACTTCTTGGATTACGACTTCACTCGGCAGCGGTATGTGGTCATCGTCGGGAGTCGATATAAACGATACGGCATGTACAAGGGTGTCGTAGGCGATAGTGCCGGGTGGCGAATAGAAATCATTGGGTTCAAACTCATAGGTCGTGCGGCCGCCGGTCGGGTACTGTAAGCTTTTAATAATGCCCACTTTCATTGCCGCTGCATCGGGTTCCCGACGCCCTCCTTCAATGAAGCCTTTGCTTGGTTCGGCTGGAAGCAGGCCTCCATCCCAATTATTAAAATAGCCCCAATGATCCTGCGCTGTGCTCAAGCGCGAAGGCATCGCCACTTCCTCGTGATAGGTAATAACATAGCTCGGCTTGCCTACTTCCGTAACGCTCGTCAACTTTAACCGATGATCATCACGCAGGCCCTGAAAGCCAGAATGGTCGCAGTCGGAGGTAGACTGAGGCAGGTTGAAGTAGCCATATCCCAGGTTGAATGTTCGGGTGGTCGAGCCCTGATGTACGGTGATGCGTTTGAGCGCCTCGGCATTAGCCAGGTCGAGACGCTTGCAGGTGCTGTAGTCAAATTCTACAAAATCACCTCGGCTAGAGCGAATCGTCGCTAGCTGCAGGCTCCGCACTTTGGTAATGCTGGTAGTGGATGTTGGCTCCTTATCAAAGCACCCTTGATTTAGACCGTTCGCCTCGGTAGCAAACGTTTTGTAGCGTGTATAGCTGCCCAGGTTCTGATAATGGTAGGTGAGCGTGTCATAGGTGAGCGTGATAGACTCATGGTATGGAGTCTCAACGGCCGTTAAATAGTAGGCCGTTGAACGCGGCTTGTAATCATCTTGGGGGCTAGAGCGGCCACCAGAGCGGGTAATGTAGGTGTAGGATTCTTCTAGTGCAGTGTAGAGGTACTTGTTACCGGCCTCGTCGGTAATTGTATAGCGCTCGGTGCCGCGCTGAATAACTATAGGGGTATAAGGCATTGTATGCGGCTGCCGATCCTGCGTGTAGAAGAACTTTCCGCTGCGGCCGCAGAAGTTGTAATAAAAGAGGTCAGGTTGCGTGTCGAAGCCCGCTAAGACAGTGTTCTGGTAGGCGTTTGGCGTTGCCGTAGCATACATGCAGAAACTATAATCCGTTTCGGGATAGATGGGCACTAACCGGCGGTCGGTTGGGATACGATAAGTATTGGTATAGCCGGCCCCGGTAGCGCTGCCGCGAAAGTCATCGAGGCCCATCACAGTAGAGGAAATGCTGCCCCCGGCTTGCAAAGCCCAGCTTAAGCCAACGCTACTGGCCACTTCGGTCACTCGGACCCCGCTGGCATGGTAATTTAAGCTGATGGGGAGCGTGACCCCGCGCAACTTCACTTCATAGATTGGAATAGAAATATCGGGTACGCCAGTAAAGAGGCTGACGGGTGTTTCAGCAAACTTGCCTAAGGCCGCCGCTTCCGGCGGCGGCGGCGTCCCGGCGCTCAAACGGTTCACGATCTGAGCTGTAGCAGGAAGGTGCAGGAAAATGCTTAGGACCCATAAAAGCTTGCTTGCCTGTTTCCGTAGCAGATACAAAAAGAGTAAATGTGTGCTCATAAGATGCTTCAGTAAGGACAAAGGGATTCTGCCTAGGGCCCATGCCATAGGAGTAGGATGCAAATAGGTAGAGTAGAAAGGGCGGGAGCGACCTATGAATAGGCGCGGGCCCCGCTGGCCAGGCGAGGCAGTATTGAATATGAAAATTCACCTGCTGCCGAAAGGCACCGCAGGTAAAAGGTAGAAGCAATAGAAAAGGTCTTAGAGCAACAGACCTTTTCAAATAAATCACCTAGCAGTAAGTAGTGGATACTTGCACAGGGGGAATGGGGTAAGCATATTTGTTAGGGTAACGGATACAATCTTATTCTTATTTTGAATAGTATCCAAATTTTTGATTCGTTTTTTGAATAAATTTTAATGGAGTGGATTCCTGCCAAGCTGCGCACAATTCGTCAGGAGTTCAACATGACCCAGCTGGAAATGGCCCAGGGCAGTGGTTTGTCCCAGCGCGACATCAGCCAGCTGGAGAATGGCCGCAAGGAAGGCCTGCCCAAGGAGTTTATTCACTTTCTGCATAGCCGCGGTGTTGACCTTAACTGGTTATTCACCGATCCTGCCGCCGAAGAGGTCCGTCCCGCCGCAAGTGCCCCCAAAAAATACGTGTCCGATGAGGCGCTGCCCACTCTGGCCGCCGAAGACCAGGTGGTAGGCTACGGCGCGAGTCCTAAGAGTTCTGGCTCAGCTACCAGGAGCGCCGAACTGCGGCTGGTGGCTCAGGAGCAGCTGGCAGCTTATCCTAAGCGCTGCTCTGAGCCGGCCTACCCGCAGCATTTGCCTACCTGGCATTTACCCTTGCCGGAAGTGCAGCAAGGCGTGTTCCGGGCATTTCAGCTGCCCGATGCTTCTCTGGCGCCCGTTTTTGCTCCGCTCGACTGGGTTATTGCCCAGGCCGAAGCCCCCGGTGCCACTCCGCAGAACGGGGTGCTGTACGTGGTAGTGACCCGGCAGCAGTTGCGGGTGCAGTATGTATTTACCACACCCGAGCAGCCCGGTAAGCTGCAGCTACGCCCTACTGCAGAGGCTGCCACGACGGTTACGGTTGCCCAGGCGGAGGTAGTAGAACTGTGGCGGGTAACGGGCCGCCTGAGCTTTCAGCTACCCACGGTCCCGTTCCCAGCCAGCACCCTCGAAGCCAGCCTGCAGGATTTGCTGAGCCGGGTGCAACGCCTGGAACAGGGCAGGTAAGCTGCTACGGGCAGCACCCCAAGGGTGGGAGAGGTAACCTTCAATCCGGAACAGGAGCTGGCTGGCCAACTGCGCTACTAGAGGTCTGGCCGGTAACCTTTGTTGGTTTGCTCAGTTACCTTCGGCCCTATAGGTCCACTAGTTGCTGGGGCAGCTATTATGTGTCGATTATCTATCCACGTCAACGATGAAGCTTACAATCTTTTTCCTGCTACTGTGCAGTGTATTTTCCGGACAGGCCCGGGCCCAGGTTGGCGGACCCACCGCTAGCGTCCGGCACATCCAGTCCCGCGTTTTGAAGGAGCAGCGCACCTACACGGTATATGTGCCAGAAAGTGCCCAGGACTCCCTGGTTGGCCGGCAGCACTACCCGGTACTGTATGTGCTCGACGGAGAAACGCAATTTCAGAGTACGGCCACGATTCTGAAGCAACTCAGCGGGCAGCGCGTATTGCCCGAGGCCATAATCGTAGCTATTCACAACACCGACCGAATCCGGGACCTGACGCCCACTCACATTGAATCGGGCTTGTACATGGACCGGCGCGGGGCTACCACCTCGGGCGGGGGTGAGGCATTTACCCGCTTTTTGCAGCAGGAGCTGATTCCCCGCATCGATTCTGCCTACGCCCCGGCGCCCTACCGCGTGCTGGTGGGCACCTCTCTGGGCGGGCTCTTCGTACTCAACACCCTGCTGCACCATCCCGACTTGTTTCAGAGCTACGTGGCTATCGACCCGAGTTTGTGGTGGGACGACACGAAGCTGGTGCGCGAAGCGGGCCGTCTGCTGGCTCAGCCTAAGTTTGCCGGCAAAACCCTGTTTCTGCCCGTCGCCACGGCCTTTAAGGAAGCCGGGGACACTGCCGCCGCCGCAGTGCGCAACACCATTGAGCGCCGGGCCTTTCTGGCCGTTCCCGACTTTATTGCCGAACTCAAGCAGCACCCGGCAAGCGGGCTGCGGTGGTCGGCAAAGTACTACCGGACCGAAGGGCACAACTCGGTACCGTTGCCCGGCACGTACGATGGCCTGCGCTACATTTTCAGCGCCCACCAACGGCTGTCGATAGACAACGTGGC
Above is a genomic segment from Hymenobacter cellulosivorans containing:
- a CDS encoding DUF6443 domain-containing protein, whose translation is MRIPSTFTFLLTLLCLSLGLEHAVAQTIPHQGEVPDSTELRVLRQFYYATDGPAWTHHEQWLAGSTLADAATWQGVQVGNGDIVSLRLPSNNLTGSLPTSLGLLSQLHYLTLSGNSSLGGSIPATLGQSDLYNLDLSACQFTGLLPPELSSCHNLSVLNLNANRLTGSIPPELATLPLTYLMLANNQLSGAIPAALGQIPSMSTLALSYNHLSGAIPSSVRYLENLTYCFLDHNQLSGSIPKEFAQCRYLTQLNLSNNKLQGSMPDELTSLPQLTWLVANHNALTFIPSWADKTNIPNFLRVQNNFLDFGSIEPNFQGIAYPLPLQFEYSNQQTLPADTIRGLPGTTKTLHRGMPGTRNHYQWERQIGGAWVDIPGATDTTLTLAHLASAQGGLYRSRVWNDLVITWGHYQYLYTRPQYLVILPYQPLAENVPVDTENEAPLTDLLAPEAFRGHPDSLYLNYVRTYQARVAISSPQRLTRASVDSVQVKTDYLDGLARPIQTVLRQESPQRRDIIQPVAYDALGRQPKTYLPYTAPNAAGSLGDYHPDGLREQYNFYHATPSGSNTAISGIARTGVPYSESAFEASPLNRIVAQAAPGEAWQLSTDHVVTLQERPNTVADDVQRYSAGYGSLTAELLPHGVYAAGELWVKETRNEQHARTLEFQDKQNQVILKRVETGIPKRNQPAPQWLDTYYVYDDFNHLRAVLPPKAVALLRQQQWHFSAAVENLLFRYRYDDRGRVIAKQVPGTQGETQLVYDQLDRVILSQDAAQRQRHEWSFTKYDALNRPVITGLCRRAARQDSLQSEANRTSAQYEQRTAATTSPQHYTLDHAYPQFSAQSQFTQYQVLTASYYDDYNFDNDLAGQPDATYDTQYNSQFSSPAPTPDTRVTGLVTRTCVRVLGIPESAAGAWLTTTSFYDVQARPIQVRSTNARGGEDISTSQLDFAGKVLKSYTVHSDPRSLPTPVTVAESFTYDHAGRLLTNAQQLPGEVQPTVLATLHYNEIGQLQQKQLTLGAQNVDYQYNIRGWLTHLNDAAQRDPNDLWGMELYYNHGFTRDYHQYGGNITGQKWRSKSDSVTRAYGYIYDLSSRLLQGDFVARAATGTWTAEKQNYGLHYVSYDENGNILSLQRRGLIANATQSTPKQYGPIDALAYTYKGNQLTTVDDAVTANRPTNGTASLAGDFQDQAAATASTGQDEYTYDANGNLTADRNKGITTIHYNHLNLPRRIAFGNDSIVYRYSATGQKVAKLVYQTGKPTQQTDYAASFQYEQDSLLFFPHAEGRVLRFVRRDETNQTHTRYTREFSLKDHLGNLRVAYRTGQPAIFTATMEKDPASVARREEQQFDSVSIASTRFQAGPVARTGSYIARLNAAIGQPLGPMKVLHVQKGDTVQVVAPGIYQQEVRDLNFGFSLATFAATLLQQQSQTATTSESSRKFRSLPFLGLSLSVLPVLQQVARVPKGYVRLLVFNQDSVLVSIQTKQLTSAARNNYEELHLNIISPTDGYIQAYVGNESDVDVGFDDVKVMYKPTLVIQENHYDPWGMNLAGIERSGSGFENKFQYNGKEKQLEFGLNWQDYGARMYDAQLGRWHAVDPLAENSIFVSPYHYVCNNPTNSIDPDGKDWYKNNDSGAVIWQDSKTKEQEIEGQKYSNVGANYKQDLGQGVTLNYTQNEVTSITYTAVENSSWVSQITENVNCYEASKMILNNDGVETADRTHEILIANKTKEGRAGDASNQAPNGLNEIDKAIDRGNGIILGVDYHDGSPNHDGMTDHFIVVSGRTDVLKKGVVTSSTYNYLDPRTAHKNKGVSPNNILTVESDGKLTGSYDNYHYTGTTVRKNQ
- a CDS encoding helix-turn-helix domain-containing protein produces the protein MEWIPAKLRTIRQEFNMTQLEMAQGSGLSQRDISQLENGRKEGLPKEFIHFLHSRGVDLNWLFTDPAAEEVRPAASAPKKYVSDEALPTLAAEDQVVGYGASPKSSGSATRSAELRLVAQEQLAAYPKRCSEPAYPQHLPTWHLPLPEVQQGVFRAFQLPDASLAPVFAPLDWVIAQAEAPGATPQNGVLYVVVTRQQLRVQYVFTTPEQPGKLQLRPTAEAATTVTVAQAEVVELWRVTGRLSFQLPTVPFPASTLEASLQDLLSRVQRLEQGR
- a CDS encoding RHS repeat protein, producing MSTHLLFLYLLRKQASKLLWVLSIFLHLPATAQIVNRLSAGTPPPPEAAALGKFAETPVSLFTGVPDISIPIYEVKLRGVTLPISLNYHASGVRVTEVASSVGLSWALQAGGSISSTVMGLDDFRGSATGAGYTNTYRIPTDRRLVPIYPETDYSFCMYATATPNAYQNTVLAGFDTQPDLFYYNFCGRSGKFFYTQDRQPHTMPYTPIVIQRGTERYTITDEAGNKYLYTALEESYTYITRSGGRSSPQDDYKPRSTAYYLTAVETPYHESITLTYDTLTYHYQNLGSYTRYKTFATEANGLNQGCFDKEPTSTTSITKVRSLQLATIRSSRGDFVEFDYSTCKRLDLANAEALKRITVHQGSTTRTFNLGYGYFNLPQSTSDCDHSGFQGLRDDHRLKLTSVTEVGKPSYVITYHEEVAMPSRLSTAQDHWGYFNNWDGGLLPAEPSKGFIEGGRREPDAAAMKVGIIKSLQYPTGGRTTYEFEPNDFYSPPGTIAYDTLVHAVSFISTPDDDHIPLPSEVVIQEVSFTVPANVQLYSMQARYRTGCGVGENQITPQFRLNLTGPNGFTKTFASFVNADREETLNLAPGTYHMTATTVGNCPANYFYLQWMEHKSRSTPGSNVLAGGLRIREVRDTPQPGAEPLRRRYRYALPTDSLRSSGRTLHVPQYSYEITQYNRDPAAPDRISTVCRYQAQSSNSVQSLGGVQGASAGYPYVQVYRDRRGEQGMSAHTFSWEDDLQYFVGYPFTPPTSMDWQRGLPLEIIDYSYNNATGKYQPLRKTRNRYHHNYTPPTNYSCEDCANYTVPTQPNESHAIGLNIILQRPETIVKPIGWGPSTVSPAQFLIESFKYTSVWSYLTEKDEYSYSPSDSTSYHLVKTFYKYDNPTHAQLTRTQTLTSAGDTMTTRQLYALDYDTANAASAVALGLKSLARRHILTDIVEQQQWLKKQGASYLLGGKLAQYRGTLPSQDFALQAASPIPASQFTSSAIRNGSFLQDRRYRPTLAYELFDGLGNILQARQFQAGPQSFLWGYSATQPVARAQNAEYNQLAYTSFEAGCPSRWRHPSLYVTAGGHTGQQCYQLLSPVSCDSLPAGKYQLSFWATASPDITQNGQLLPIVVQPIGPTDPNGFRQYTGTLQLSATRNQVTLSSNQALRLDELRLHPAEAQLTTYTHDPLTGITSQTDVNGRTASYEYDALGRLQRIRDEQGNILTQQEYHYARP
- a CDS encoding alpha/beta hydrolase-fold protein, producing the protein MKLTIFFLLLCSVFSGQARAQVGGPTASVRHIQSRVLKEQRTYTVYVPESAQDSLVGRQHYPVLYVLDGETQFQSTATILKQLSGQRVLPEAIIVAIHNTDRIRDLTPTHIESGLYMDRRGATTSGGGEAFTRFLQQELIPRIDSAYAPAPYRVLVGTSLGGLFVLNTLLHHPDLFQSYVAIDPSLWWDDTKLVREAGRLLAQPKFAGKTLFLPVATAFKEAGDTAAAAVRNTIERRAFLAVPDFIAELKQHPASGLRWSAKYYRTEGHNSVPLPGTYDGLRYIFSAHQRLSIDNVALLEPAVSKLSAPAMRDSLLAVCRLVSRQLDYVVRPPEPLVNRIGYSYLGRQDFAAARAFFQLNEQNYPDSFNVYDAMGDYYSALGDPKSAAQAFRKALTIYSYPETRQKLQALQAKTARKAGH